Proteins from one Procambarus clarkii isolate CNS0578487 chromosome 40, FALCON_Pclarkii_2.0, whole genome shotgun sequence genomic window:
- the Pcd gene encoding pterin-4-alpha-carbinolamine dehydratase isoform X2 codes for MEEWWTCCYPGVVVAGVWALRSLAPWWPPHVLYTTVSLPLLTVASDMAQKLTAGERESKLKPLLDDSWTMVDGRDAVKKTFLFKDFNEAWGWMGRVALRSEKMDHHPEWFNVYNKVEVTWSTHDCGGLSSKDINMATFCDDTFKLSSK; via the exons ATGGAGGAGTGGTGGACCTGTTGCTATccaggagtggtggtggcgggtgtgtgggcCCTCAGGTCACTTGCTCCTTGGTGGCCCCCCCACGTCCTCTACACCACTGTGTCACTCCCACTCCTCACAGTCGCCTCAGATATG GCACAAAAACTAACAGCAGGGGAGCGAGAGTCAAAACTAAAGCCTCTACTGGACGACAGCTGGACAATGGTAGATGGTCGTGATGCTGTGAAGAAAACATTCCTCTTTAAGGACTTCAATGAG GCCTGGGGATGGATGGGTCGTGTTGCACTGAGAAGCGAGAAGATGGACCACCACCCAGAATGGTTCAACGTATACAACAAGGTGGAAGTTACTTGGTCGACGCATGATTGTGGTGGATTGTCTTCCAAAGATATCAATATGGCCACCTTTTGTGATGACACCTTCAAGCTGTCCAGCAAGTGA